In Arthrobacter sp. B3I4, the following proteins share a genomic window:
- a CDS encoding transporter, with protein sequence MVAHLLRLKLTLLRNGLRRSPWQLVGIVIGGLYALGIVAAGVAGLLLLRQADVDTARTVVVLGGAAAVLGWAVIPVVASAADLTLDPSRFTTFAVPMPQLLTGLALAGLIGIPGVSTALVALATVGTWSRGLLAASGALAGAVLGVLTCIVIAKVVTAGTAGLASSRRFRDLSAIAFLVPLVLMGPIVAGVARGIAGNAGFVAELARFLEWTPAGAAWSLGGELAAGHYGPAALKLVVALASLAGLALCWKVLLQRALVTPPYAGTAKKKSSGLGLFGLVPATPTGAIAARSLTYWFRDPRYAGALVVVPLLPVLLLFQASQSGFYGMLQFVGPLTAFLLAWSISSDVSYDSTAFAVHVAAGVRGVHDRLGRALACLAFALPVVLVFSVLPAFITGDWRFVPGVLGVALGVLFTGLGLSSVVSARYTVPVPLPGDSPFKKPPGNVAQTLAVQFGGMAVLLVLVSPELALVALQLAGGSVVPGWICLALGPVLGIGLFAAGVRLGGRWFDARTPELLAQLAVNR encoded by the coding sequence GTGGTTGCGCACCTTCTGAGGCTCAAGCTCACGCTGCTGCGCAACGGCCTGCGCCGCAGCCCCTGGCAGCTGGTCGGGATCGTCATCGGCGGGCTCTACGCCCTCGGCATTGTCGCGGCGGGGGTCGCCGGGCTGCTGCTGTTGCGCCAGGCCGACGTCGACACTGCCCGGACGGTCGTTGTGCTCGGCGGCGCCGCCGCGGTCCTGGGCTGGGCAGTCATACCGGTTGTGGCCTCCGCGGCCGACCTCACGCTGGACCCTTCCCGGTTCACCACCTTCGCGGTGCCGATGCCGCAGTTGCTGACCGGGCTTGCCCTCGCCGGGCTGATCGGCATCCCGGGGGTGTCGACGGCCCTGGTGGCACTGGCTACCGTTGGCACCTGGTCGCGGGGACTCCTGGCCGCGTCCGGGGCCCTGGCCGGCGCGGTTCTGGGGGTGCTCACCTGCATTGTGATCGCCAAAGTGGTGACGGCCGGAACCGCAGGCCTGGCCAGTTCCCGGCGCTTCCGGGATCTCAGCGCCATCGCGTTCCTGGTCCCGCTGGTGCTGATGGGGCCGATCGTGGCCGGAGTCGCCCGCGGGATCGCCGGCAATGCCGGGTTCGTGGCTGAGCTGGCGCGGTTCCTGGAATGGACGCCCGCCGGGGCGGCCTGGTCCCTGGGTGGAGAACTCGCGGCAGGCCACTACGGCCCCGCGGCACTCAAGCTGGTGGTTGCGCTCGCCAGCCTGGCCGGGCTGGCGCTGTGCTGGAAGGTGCTGCTGCAGCGCGCGCTCGTCACTCCGCCCTACGCCGGCACGGCCAAGAAGAAATCCTCCGGCCTGGGCCTGTTCGGACTCGTTCCGGCGACCCCCACCGGGGCGATAGCGGCCCGGTCGCTGACCTACTGGTTCCGCGATCCGCGCTACGCCGGTGCCCTGGTGGTAGTGCCGCTGCTGCCGGTGCTGCTGCTCTTCCAAGCCAGCCAGTCCGGGTTTTACGGCATGCTGCAGTTCGTCGGACCGCTGACGGCGTTCCTGCTGGCCTGGTCCATCTCCTCGGACGTGTCGTACGACAGCACGGCCTTTGCCGTGCATGTCGCCGCGGGAGTGCGCGGCGTACATGACCGGCTGGGACGGGCGCTCGCCTGCCTGGCCTTTGCGTTGCCGGTGGTCCTTGTCTTCAGCGTCCTTCCGGCGTTCATCACCGGTGACTGGAGGTTCGTGCCGGGAGTCCTCGGCGTGGCGCTGGGCGTGCTGTTTACCGGGCTGGGCCTGTCCTCGGTGGTTTCGGCCCGCTACACCGTTCCGGTACCGCTGCCCGGCGACAGTCCCTTCAAGAAACCGCCGGGCAACGTGGCACAGACCCTCGCAGTGCAGTTCGGCGGCATGGCAGTACTGCTGGTCCTGGTCAGCCCGGAGCTGGCCCTCGTGGCGCTTCAGCTCGCCGGCGGCTCCGTGGTGCCGGGCTGGATCTGCCTGGCCCTTGGCCCGGTGCTGGGCATCGGGCTGTTTGCCGCCGGGGTCAGGCTGGGCGGCCGGTGGTTCGATGCCCGCACGCCGGAACTGCTCGCCCAGCTGGCCGTCAACCGCTGA
- a CDS encoding ABC transporter ATP-binding protein, translating to MTFEQPPVPALALRGLAKRFGAKIAVDGISLDVPAGSFYGIVGPNGAGKTTTLSMATGLLRPDFGTALVQGVDVWQHPLEAKKLMGVLPDGVRLFDRLTGEQLVSYAGLLRGMDRPVVAARVAELLAALDLSADAGTLVVDYSAGMTKKIALASALIHAPRLLVLDEPFESVDPVSAANIRDILDRYVASGGTVIVSSHVMDLVQRMCDHVAVVASGRVLAAGTVEEVRAGASLEDRFVQLVGGRSHTEGLEWLRTF from the coding sequence ATGACCTTCGAGCAACCGCCCGTCCCGGCGCTGGCCCTGCGCGGCCTGGCGAAACGCTTCGGCGCGAAAATCGCCGTGGACGGCATCAGCCTGGACGTGCCGGCCGGCTCCTTTTACGGGATCGTCGGCCCCAACGGCGCAGGCAAGACCACCACGCTGTCGATGGCAACCGGCCTGCTGCGGCCGGACTTCGGCACCGCCCTGGTCCAGGGCGTGGACGTCTGGCAGCACCCGCTGGAGGCCAAGAAGCTGATGGGGGTGCTGCCGGACGGCGTCCGGCTCTTCGACCGGCTGACCGGGGAGCAACTGGTCAGCTACGCCGGGCTGCTGCGCGGCATGGACCGGCCGGTGGTGGCTGCCCGGGTTGCCGAGCTGCTTGCAGCCCTGGACCTCAGCGCCGACGCCGGCACCCTCGTGGTGGACTATTCCGCCGGCATGACCAAAAAAATTGCCCTTGCCTCGGCGCTGATCCACGCACCCCGGCTGCTGGTGCTGGATGAGCCGTTCGAATCGGTTGACCCGGTGTCCGCGGCCAACATCCGGGACATCCTGGACCGTTACGTCGCCTCCGGCGGCACCGTCATTGTGTCCAGCCACGTCATGGACCTGGTCCAGCGGATGTGCGACCACGTCGCCGTCGTCGCTAGCGGCCGGGTGCTGGCCGCCGGCACGGTCGAGGAGGTGCGCGCGGGCGCGTCGCTGGAGGACCGCTTCGTCCAGCTGGTGGGCGGCCGCAGCCACACGGAAGGCCTCGAGTGGTTGCGCACCTTCTGA
- a CDS encoding helix-turn-helix domain-containing protein codes for MARYSRHGDEVRGRLAELVDRGFGRRSIARELGLPGTSVEKLVGQYRRQGIEGLVPMATKKFYPADLKLEAVLAYLGGATREQVMARFEIRHLSQLEDWLRRYRENGAAGLQPRKRGRKPRAAPAEESLEQKVRRLEMENATLKKLQALAAEERRRNSR; via the coding sequence ATGGCCCGGTATTCACGACACGGGGATGAGGTCCGCGGCCGTTTGGCCGAGTTGGTTGACCGGGGGTTCGGGCGCAGGTCGATCGCCAGGGAGCTGGGTCTGCCGGGCACGAGTGTTGAGAAGCTGGTGGGGCAGTATCGTCGTCAGGGAATCGAAGGGCTGGTTCCGATGGCGACGAAGAAGTTTTATCCCGCTGACCTGAAGCTTGAGGCCGTGCTCGCCTACCTTGGGGGCGCCACCCGGGAGCAGGTGATGGCACGCTTCGAAATCCGCCACCTCTCCCAGCTTGAGGACTGGCTGCGCCGATACCGGGAAAATGGCGCGGCCGGTCTGCAACCTCGGAAACGGGGACGGAAGCCGCGGGCCGCGCCGGCGGAAGAGTCCCTGGAGCAGAAGGTGCGGCGCCTCGAGATGGAGAACGCCACACTAAAAAAATTGCAGGCTCTGGCGGCGGAGGAACGACGACGCAACTCAAGGTAG
- the nagB gene encoding glucosamine-6-phosphate deaminase, protein MEVVILPGGKPLAVLAADAVEALLRRKPDAVLGLAAGSSPLPVYDELARRHEAGLDFSRARAFILDEYVGLPAGHPQAYREVLRRDFTGRVNISPENVHGPDGLAADLPAACRAFEDALRAAGGVDLQLLGLGTDGHIGFDEPGSSLASRTRIKTLLEQTRRDNARFFGGLAEVPHHVLTQGLGTILEARHVILLAGGALKAQAVRDLVEGPVAAICPASILQFHPHATVLLDEAAASSLRLADYYRHSYDNKPKWQGL, encoded by the coding sequence GTGGAAGTTGTCATCCTCCCCGGCGGGAAGCCGCTCGCCGTGCTCGCCGCCGATGCCGTCGAGGCGCTCCTGCGGCGAAAGCCCGACGCAGTCCTGGGCCTGGCGGCCGGATCCTCACCGCTGCCGGTCTATGACGAGCTGGCCCGGCGGCATGAGGCCGGCCTGGACTTCAGCCGTGCCCGGGCGTTCATCCTGGACGAGTACGTCGGGCTGCCTGCCGGGCATCCGCAGGCCTACCGCGAAGTTCTGCGGCGCGACTTCACCGGCAGGGTCAACATCAGCCCGGAAAACGTCCACGGACCCGACGGGCTGGCCGCGGACCTCCCCGCGGCCTGCCGCGCCTTCGAGGATGCCCTCCGCGCTGCCGGCGGGGTGGACCTGCAACTGCTCGGGCTCGGAACGGACGGCCACATCGGCTTCGATGAACCCGGCTCTTCGCTAGCGTCCCGCACGCGGATTAAGACGCTGCTGGAGCAGACCCGGCGGGACAACGCGCGCTTCTTCGGAGGTTTGGCGGAGGTGCCGCACCACGTCCTGACCCAGGGCCTGGGCACCATCCTTGAGGCCCGGCATGTGATCCTGCTCGCGGGAGGTGCCCTGAAGGCGCAGGCCGTCCGCGATCTTGTCGAAGGTCCGGTGGCGGCCATCTGCCCGGCGTCGATCCTGCAGTTCCACCCGCACGCCACGGTCCTGCTCGACGAGGCGGCCGCCTCCTCGCTGCGACTCGCCGACTATTACCGGCACAGCTATGACAACAAGCCGAAGTGGCAGGGCCTGTGA
- a CDS encoding tetratricopeptide repeat protein produces the protein MTSPASRPVPPAAANPLNLRGAVDLSALKQRPAPPASAGAGRPPAPGTGAAGGAEDTGSAGAPLRVDVTEANFQELVDLSAQVPVVIALWAGYSPGSAQLVDVLEQIVDSYEGRLVLGAADIEAFPQLAQAFQVQAVPTAVAVVKGQPVPLFQGGAEEQQVRSLFEELLKVAAANGVTGRIGAGGPGAGEPEAPPLPPLHQKAFDAIEAGDYAGAAAAYRQALTEMPADAEAKAGLAQVELMDRLQSLSAAESDAVRGRAAEEPDDLEAQLAVADLDIAGGHVEDGLGRIVAFIGRNFGPERETARVRLLELFDVVGPADERVAKARQNLARVLF, from the coding sequence ATGACTTCGCCAGCTTCCCGTCCGGTCCCGCCAGCTGCCGCCAACCCGCTGAACCTGCGGGGCGCCGTCGACCTCTCCGCGCTGAAACAGCGGCCCGCGCCGCCGGCAAGCGCCGGTGCCGGCCGCCCGCCGGCGCCCGGAACCGGAGCGGCGGGCGGGGCAGAGGACACCGGTTCCGCAGGGGCCCCGTTGCGCGTGGACGTCACCGAAGCCAACTTCCAGGAGCTCGTGGACCTCTCCGCCCAGGTCCCGGTGGTGATTGCGCTGTGGGCGGGCTACTCGCCGGGTTCCGCGCAGCTCGTCGATGTGCTGGAACAGATCGTGGACAGCTACGAGGGCCGGCTGGTCCTCGGAGCCGCCGACATCGAAGCCTTTCCGCAGCTCGCCCAGGCCTTCCAGGTCCAGGCCGTGCCCACCGCGGTCGCAGTGGTGAAGGGCCAGCCTGTCCCGCTGTTCCAGGGCGGCGCTGAAGAGCAGCAGGTGCGCAGCCTGTTCGAGGAACTCCTCAAGGTTGCCGCCGCCAACGGAGTGACCGGCCGGATCGGAGCCGGCGGCCCCGGCGCCGGGGAGCCCGAGGCGCCGCCGCTGCCGCCGCTGCACCAGAAGGCGTTTGATGCCATTGAAGCCGGCGACTACGCCGGCGCCGCAGCGGCCTACCGGCAGGCCCTGACCGAGATGCCGGCCGACGCCGAAGCCAAGGCCGGACTGGCGCAGGTGGAACTCATGGACCGCCTGCAGTCGCTGTCCGCCGCGGAATCCGACGCCGTCCGCGGCCGGGCCGCGGAGGAACCCGATGACCTGGAAGCGCAGCTCGCCGTTGCCGATCTGGACATCGCCGGCGGCCACGTCGAGGACGGGCTCGGCAGGATCGTCGCGTTCATCGGCCGGAACTTCGGACCGGAGCGCGAGACCGCCCGGGTGCGGCTGCTGGAGCTTTTCGACGTGGTCGGCCCGGCCGACGAACGCGTCGCCAAGGCCCGCCAGAACCTCGCACGGGTGCTGTTCTAG
- a CDS encoding NADH:flavin oxidoreductase/NADH oxidase has translation MGPALFTPLELRSLRLEHRGWVSPMCQYSCEPDTAEGVPTDWHLMHLGSFATGGAALILTEAAAVNAAGRISPRDAGLYNDAQADAWQRIVSFVHRHGSADAKIGTQLAHAGRKASTYWPFSGKSGTVPASEGGWSTVGPSTQAFDGYAPPSAMTAEEIDGVIADFAAAAKRAVAVGFDTIELHGAHGYLLHQFQSPLINDRTDSWGGDEAGRNKLTLAVVDAVRDVIPDSMPLLLRISASDWAEGGIDADSSVRLARAAAEHGVDLVDVSSGGAVAHQSIPVGPGYQTGFSARIRREAGVKTGTVGLLTSAGQAEHAVATGQADGVFIARAALRDPHWWLRAAFELGHELAWPPQYERAIPRRTF, from the coding sequence GTGGGGCCGGCTCTGTTCACTCCGCTGGAGCTGCGCTCACTGCGGCTGGAGCACCGCGGCTGGGTCTCGCCGATGTGCCAGTACAGCTGCGAGCCCGACACCGCCGAAGGGGTGCCCACCGACTGGCACTTGATGCATCTGGGATCCTTCGCCACCGGCGGTGCGGCCCTGATCCTGACGGAGGCAGCCGCCGTCAACGCCGCCGGCCGGATCAGCCCCCGGGACGCCGGCCTCTACAACGACGCCCAGGCCGATGCCTGGCAGCGGATCGTCTCCTTCGTGCACCGCCACGGCTCCGCCGACGCCAAAATCGGCACCCAGCTCGCGCACGCTGGACGCAAGGCCTCGACCTACTGGCCGTTCTCCGGCAAGAGCGGCACCGTCCCGGCTTCCGAGGGCGGCTGGAGTACCGTGGGCCCAAGCACCCAAGCCTTCGACGGGTACGCCCCGCCCTCAGCGATGACGGCGGAGGAGATCGACGGCGTGATCGCCGACTTCGCTGCCGCCGCCAAACGCGCCGTCGCCGTCGGTTTTGACACGATTGAGCTGCACGGCGCGCACGGCTACCTGCTGCACCAGTTCCAAAGCCCGCTGATCAACGACCGCACGGACAGCTGGGGCGGGGACGAGGCCGGCCGCAACAAGCTGACCCTCGCCGTGGTGGATGCTGTCCGGGACGTCATCCCGGACTCGATGCCGCTGCTGCTCCGGATTTCCGCCTCCGACTGGGCCGAAGGCGGCATCGATGCCGACTCCTCGGTACGGCTGGCCCGGGCCGCGGCGGAGCACGGGGTGGACCTGGTCGACGTCTCCAGCGGCGGCGCCGTGGCGCACCAGTCGATCCCGGTCGGCCCCGGCTACCAGACCGGTTTCAGCGCCCGGATCCGGCGTGAAGCCGGCGTCAAGACCGGCACCGTGGGGCTACTGACTTCCGCCGGACAGGCCGAGCACGCGGTCGCAACCGGGCAGGCCGACGGCGTCTTCATCGCCCGCGCGGCACTCCGGGACCCGCACTGGTGGCTGCGGGCGGCCTTTGAACTGGGCCACGAACTGGCCTGGCCGCCGCAGTACGAACGGGCCATCCCGCGGCGCACCTTTTAG
- a CDS encoding AI-2E family transporter has product MTEPTDSSSSGHAATQESGSQSRGPLEAAPQQHTPRAAAAGFLVSMARRLRQPLPGAQPRLRFEMPPELPAQPEVELQAGPDDEDDAPFGRPGPRMSAQHPLYVGFMGTVGVGAALLVYWIGSNTTQLLLWIVTALFIALGLDPVVRWLEGKKVPRPAGILVSVATLALAVTGFFATVIPTIVAQVTQIVQEAPRWIQDFIDSDFFRSLDSQFGVRDRISQELEKFVNNPEAMGGIFGGVVGFGTTVFNGLFGALIVLVLSLYFLSAMPSMKKWGYRLAPRSRRARVEALSEEITSSVGNYVIGQVCVALLNATYAFIVMSIAGVPFAVSLAFVVALLAFIPLVGGMIAGILVTLISLTAGWQTALVFAICYFAYLQFEAYFISPRIMQKAVAVPGAVAVISVIAGGSLLGVLGALIAIPTAAAVMLLVKEIFILRQDKH; this is encoded by the coding sequence GTGACTGAACCCACGGATTCGTCCTCCTCAGGACACGCGGCCACTCAAGAATCCGGCAGCCAGTCACGCGGCCCGCTTGAAGCGGCCCCGCAGCAGCACACTCCGCGTGCCGCGGCCGCCGGCTTCCTGGTGTCGATGGCACGGCGCCTGCGCCAACCGCTGCCCGGCGCGCAGCCCCGGCTGCGCTTCGAGATGCCGCCGGAACTGCCGGCCCAGCCCGAGGTGGAACTCCAGGCAGGCCCGGACGATGAGGACGACGCCCCCTTCGGCCGGCCGGGGCCTCGGATGTCCGCCCAGCACCCGCTGTATGTCGGCTTCATGGGCACGGTGGGAGTCGGCGCCGCGCTGCTGGTCTACTGGATCGGCTCGAACACAACCCAGTTGCTGCTCTGGATCGTGACGGCCCTCTTCATCGCCCTCGGCCTGGACCCGGTGGTGCGCTGGCTCGAAGGCAAGAAGGTGCCCCGGCCCGCCGGAATCCTGGTGTCCGTCGCCACCCTGGCCCTGGCCGTCACCGGGTTCTTTGCCACCGTGATCCCCACCATCGTGGCGCAGGTGACGCAGATCGTGCAGGAGGCACCGCGCTGGATCCAGGACTTCATCGACTCCGACTTCTTCCGCTCCCTGGACAGCCAGTTCGGCGTGCGGGACCGGATCAGCCAGGAACTCGAGAAGTTCGTCAACAACCCCGAGGCCATGGGCGGCATCTTCGGCGGCGTCGTCGGCTTTGGCACCACCGTGTTCAACGGCCTGTTCGGCGCCCTGATTGTGCTTGTCCTGAGCCTGTATTTCCTCTCCGCCATGCCCTCGATGAAGAAATGGGGCTACCGCCTGGCGCCACGGTCGCGCCGTGCCCGCGTCGAAGCACTGTCCGAGGAGATCACCTCGTCGGTGGGCAACTACGTCATCGGCCAGGTCTGCGTCGCGCTGCTCAACGCGACCTATGCCTTCATCGTGATGTCGATCGCGGGAGTCCCGTTCGCCGTCTCCCTGGCGTTCGTCGTTGCCCTGCTCGCCTTCATCCCGCTGGTCGGCGGCATGATCGCCGGCATCCTGGTAACCCTGATCTCTCTCACCGCCGGCTGGCAGACGGCCCTGGTCTTTGCCATCTGCTACTTCGCCTACCTGCAGTTCGAGGCCTACTTCATCTCGCCGCGCATCATGCAGAAGGCCGTCGCGGTGCCCGGCGCCGTCGCCGTCATCTCGGTCATCGCCGGAGGCAGCCTGCTCGGAGTGCTCGGCGCCCTCATCGCCATCCCGACGGCCGCGGCGGTCATGCTGCTGGTCAAGGAAATTTTCATCCTGCGGCAGGACAAGCACTAG
- a CDS encoding isochorismatase family protein — protein sequence MSRALIIVDVQNDFCEGGALPVEGGAALAAEISEYVDAHHGQFDHVVATQDWHIEPGGHFSDQPDFVDSWPPHCVAGTRGAELHPDLDTEYIQAYFRKGQFTAAYSGFEGLLAPDDAVPTGDRAPGSLPVGGGAGAAAADEDAIGLDDWLQSHDVEEVVVVGIATDHCVKATALDAVQAGYSVTVPRALTVGIAEDLDDAFAEMEFGGVDLA from the coding sequence ATGTCCCGGGCTCTGATTATTGTTGACGTGCAGAACGATTTCTGTGAAGGCGGGGCGCTCCCCGTGGAGGGCGGAGCGGCCCTCGCAGCCGAAATCAGCGAATACGTTGATGCCCATCACGGCCAGTTCGACCACGTCGTGGCGACCCAGGACTGGCACATCGAGCCGGGCGGGCACTTCTCCGACCAGCCGGACTTCGTCGACAGCTGGCCGCCGCACTGCGTCGCCGGCACCCGCGGAGCCGAACTCCACCCGGATCTGGACACCGAGTACATCCAGGCCTACTTCCGCAAGGGCCAGTTCACCGCAGCCTACTCCGGGTTCGAGGGGCTGCTCGCCCCGGACGATGCCGTTCCCACCGGTGACCGTGCCCCCGGCTCGCTGCCGGTGGGCGGCGGGGCCGGCGCCGCCGCGGCGGACGAAGACGCCATCGGCCTGGATGACTGGCTGCAGAGCCACGACGTCGAAGAGGTGGTTGTCGTGGGGATCGCCACCGACCACTGCGTGAAGGCGACCGCCCTCGATGCGGTCCAGGCCGGCTACTCCGTCACCGTGCCGCGGGCGCTCACCGTCGGCATCGCCGAGGACCTTGATGACGCCTTTGCCGAGATGGAGTTCGGCGGCGTCGATCTCGCCTGA
- a CDS encoding DEAD/DEAH box helicase, with product MTETLFGGPVLPPAYPERAAWGTAPKLRAWQQEALDSYFSRHPKDFLAVATPGAGKTTFALRVASMLIEAGAVNRVTIVAPTDHLKRQWADAAAKVGIAIDPNFKNADGQHGRGFIGVAVTYAQVASKPMLHRAKTEAARTLVILDEIHHGGEALSWGDGLREAFEPAARRLSLTGTPFRSDTSPIPFVEYAEDRDGIRRSKADYTYGYGKALRDHVVRPVMFMAYSGQMRWRTSAGDEMAASLGEAAVTKDVTSQAWRTALNPAGEWIPAVLAGADKRLSEVRRTVPDAGGLVIATDHDDARAYAGQLKRITGESPTVILSDDAKASNKIEEFSAGDKRWMVAVRMVSEGVDVPRLSVGVYATSTSTPLFFAQAVGRFVRARKRGETASVFLPSVPQLMALANSMEAERDHALDRPEKEDADGLFNPEDSLMDEANREEKASDTLMKGKFEALDSQASFDRVLFDGGEFGTGGEVGSEDELDFLGIPGLLDAEQVGTLLRQRQHEQLNRKNKRSPQGDASRAGTVEAAPAVPDHRMLMDLRTELAKNVAAWSARTGTPHGVIHTKLRTVCGGPAVAQANEEQLQTRLRKLQDWFIGRK from the coding sequence GTGACAGAGACACTCTTCGGCGGACCCGTGCTGCCCCCCGCTTATCCCGAGCGGGCAGCCTGGGGAACCGCCCCGAAGCTCCGCGCCTGGCAGCAGGAAGCACTGGACAGCTATTTCAGCAGGCACCCCAAGGATTTCCTTGCGGTCGCCACCCCCGGCGCGGGCAAGACGACCTTCGCGCTCCGGGTCGCGTCCATGCTGATCGAGGCAGGCGCAGTGAACCGGGTGACCATCGTTGCGCCCACCGACCACCTCAAACGCCAGTGGGCCGACGCCGCGGCGAAGGTCGGCATCGCCATTGACCCGAACTTCAAGAACGCCGACGGCCAGCACGGCCGCGGCTTCATCGGCGTCGCCGTCACCTATGCGCAGGTCGCCAGCAAACCGATGCTGCACCGGGCGAAGACCGAAGCGGCACGCACGCTGGTCATCCTCGATGAGATCCACCACGGCGGCGAGGCGCTGTCCTGGGGCGACGGGCTGCGCGAGGCCTTCGAACCCGCCGCCCGCCGCCTCTCGCTGACGGGCACCCCGTTCCGGTCCGACACCTCGCCGATTCCGTTCGTCGAGTATGCCGAGGACCGGGACGGCATCCGCCGCTCCAAGGCCGACTATACCTACGGCTACGGCAAGGCCCTGCGTGACCATGTGGTCCGCCCAGTGATGTTTATGGCCTACTCCGGGCAGATGCGCTGGCGCACGAGTGCCGGCGATGAGATGGCCGCCTCGCTCGGCGAAGCCGCCGTCACCAAGGACGTCACCTCCCAGGCCTGGCGCACCGCGTTGAACCCAGCGGGCGAGTGGATCCCTGCCGTGCTGGCCGGAGCGGACAAGCGGCTCAGTGAGGTGCGGCGGACCGTGCCGGACGCCGGGGGACTGGTCATCGCCACCGACCACGACGACGCGCGGGCCTACGCCGGGCAGCTGAAGCGGATCACCGGCGAGTCACCCACCGTCATCCTCTCCGACGATGCGAAGGCCTCGAACAAGATCGAGGAGTTCTCCGCCGGCGACAAACGCTGGATGGTCGCGGTGCGGATGGTCTCCGAAGGCGTGGACGTTCCGCGGCTCTCAGTCGGCGTCTACGCGACCTCCACCTCCACGCCGTTGTTCTTCGCCCAGGCGGTGGGCCGCTTCGTGCGTGCCCGCAAGCGCGGCGAAACGGCGTCGGTGTTCCTGCCCTCCGTGCCGCAGCTGATGGCACTGGCGAACTCCATGGAGGCCGAGCGGGACCACGCGCTGGACCGGCCGGAAAAGGAGGACGCCGACGGGCTTTTCAACCCGGAGGATTCGCTGATGGACGAGGCGAACCGGGAGGAAAAGGCCTCGGATACCCTGATGAAGGGCAAGTTCGAGGCGCTGGATTCGCAGGCGTCCTTTGACCGGGTGCTGTTCGACGGCGGCGAGTTCGGCACCGGCGGCGAGGTGGGTTCCGAGGACGAGCTCGACTTCCTCGGCATCCCCGGCCTGCTCGACGCCGAGCAGGTGGGCACCCTGCTGCGCCAGCGCCAGCACGAACAGCTCAACCGCAAGAACAAGCGCAGCCCGCAGGGGGACGCTTCGCGGGCCGGAACCGTCGAGGCCGCACCGGCCGTGCCGGACCACCGGATGCTGATGGACCTGCGCACCGAGCTGGCCAAGAACGTCGCGGCCTGGTCCGCGCGGACCGGCACCCCGCACGGTGTCATCCACACCAAGCTGCGGACCGTCTGCGGCGGCCCCGCCGTGGCCCAGGCCAACGAGGAGCAGTTGCAGACGCGGCTCCGGAAGCTTCAGGACTGGTTTATCGGCCGGAAGTAA
- a CDS encoding IS3 family transposase, whose product MEQRYPAKDLLGFLGLPASTYYYHRSRAGKPDRYARERELLARVFTENRKAYGYRRVRIALARDHGIRLSGKTVAALMRQEGCICRIRRRKYNSHRGEIGHVAPNRLARDFQADAPHLKWVTDVTEFRVADQKMYLSPVLDLFNGEIIAHAVRPSPALPLVMDMLTDAFKVLKPGEHPVLHSDQGWQYQHRSWVSALQDRGLHQSMSRKANCYDNAAMESFFGHLKEEFFHHDRFDTIEQFEQGLSQYIHWYNHTRIKEKLKGLSPVQYRTQSLHVA is encoded by the coding sequence CTGGAGCAGCGCTACCCGGCCAAGGACCTGCTCGGCTTCCTGGGTCTGCCGGCCAGCACCTACTACTACCACCGCTCCCGGGCCGGGAAACCGGACCGCTATGCCCGTGAGAGGGAACTCCTTGCCCGGGTCTTCACCGAGAACCGGAAAGCCTACGGATACCGCAGGGTCCGCATCGCGCTGGCCCGCGACCACGGCATCCGGCTCAGCGGCAAGACCGTGGCCGCACTGATGCGCCAGGAAGGCTGCATCTGCAGAATACGGCGCCGCAAGTACAACTCCCACCGCGGCGAAATCGGACACGTGGCACCCAACAGGCTGGCCCGGGACTTCCAGGCCGATGCCCCGCACCTGAAGTGGGTGACAGACGTGACCGAGTTCCGGGTCGCCGACCAGAAGATGTACCTGTCCCCGGTGCTGGACCTGTTCAACGGCGAGATCATCGCCCACGCCGTGCGCCCGAGTCCGGCCCTGCCCCTGGTGATGGACATGCTCACCGACGCCTTCAAAGTCCTGAAGCCCGGTGAGCATCCGGTCCTGCACTCGGACCAGGGCTGGCAATACCAGCACCGATCCTGGGTCAGCGCCCTCCAGGACCGAGGGCTCCACCAGTCCATGTCCCGCAAGGCCAACTGCTACGACAACGCAGCCATGGAAAGCTTCTTCGGTCACCTCAAGGAAGAGTTCTTCCACCACGACCGCTTCGACACGATCGAACAGTTCGAGCAGGGACTCAGCCAATACATCCACTGGTACAACCACACCCGCATCAAGGAAAAACTGAAGGGACTGAGCCCGGTGCAATACCGGACTCAGTCCCTTCACGTAGCCTAG